Proteins from one Halovivax limisalsi genomic window:
- a CDS encoding NAD-dependent epimerase/dehydratase family protein: MRNTRVSVTGGAGFIGSNLANALSAEHDVIAVDDESLGTPANLEPAVEYRRRSVLEDDLPTDVDVVFHLAARSSYPMHEADPADGARINVEGFANVVDQARRDGCDTVVYASTSSIYGSRTEPTPEDVAVTARTGYEASKLARERYAEYVSHHYGMSAAGLRLFSVYQGYDGAEAHKDQYTNVIAQFAADIAGGEPPELYGDGSQTRDFTHVDDVVRAFERAAEHELDGIYNVGTGRATDFEAVVAMINEALGTAVDPEYVENPIPADVYVHDTLADAGKPRAATGWRPTVDLESGIERVCEPYC; the protein is encoded by the coding sequence ATGCGGAACACTCGCGTCTCCGTCACGGGCGGCGCCGGCTTCATCGGGTCGAACCTCGCAAATGCGCTCTCCGCAGAACACGACGTGATCGCCGTGGACGACGAATCGCTCGGAACGCCGGCGAACCTCGAGCCCGCCGTCGAGTACCGGCGGCGGAGCGTCCTCGAGGACGACCTCCCGACCGACGTGGACGTCGTCTTTCACCTGGCAGCACGCTCGTCGTACCCGATGCACGAAGCCGATCCGGCCGACGGCGCGCGCATCAACGTCGAGGGATTCGCGAACGTGGTCGATCAGGCCCGTCGAGACGGTTGCGATACGGTGGTCTACGCGTCGACGTCGTCGATCTACGGGAGCCGGACGGAGCCCACCCCCGAGGACGTAGCCGTGACCGCTCGGACGGGCTACGAGGCGTCGAAGCTGGCCCGCGAGCGCTACGCCGAGTACGTCTCGCACCACTACGGCATGAGCGCGGCCGGTCTCCGCCTCTTCTCGGTCTACCAGGGCTACGACGGCGCCGAGGCGCACAAGGACCAGTACACCAACGTGATCGCGCAGTTCGCGGCCGACATCGCCGGCGGGGAGCCGCCGGAGCTGTACGGCGACGGAAGCCAGACGCGGGATTTCACGCACGTCGACGACGTCGTTCGCGCGTTCGAGCGTGCCGCGGAGCACGAACTCGACGGAATCTACAACGTCGGAACCGGACGAGCCACCGACTTCGAAGCGGTCGTCGCGATGATAAACGAGGCGCTCGGTACCGCCGTCGATCCCGAGTACGTCGAAAACCCGATCCCGGCGGACGTCTACGTCCACGACACGCTCGCCGACGCCGGTAAACCGCGTGCGGCGACGGGGTGGCGACCGACCGTCGATCTGGAATCGGGGATCGAGCGAGTCTGCGAACCGTACTGCTGA
- a CDS encoding high-potential iron-sulfur protein encodes MENRDESAPPSRRRLLYLAAGGSIAGLSGCLNLPPADGELAHREPPADYCLDDLEEDVPESERTSLSISGIDRKPPGELTSKQEAGYVCHAVDGNLCGNCRFYIDDKNGDAIGACTEVAGQVRSVDWCGLWAPREEIATDEAAESVEIEPGTRIEFDGQTSGWVGIAPSSIEGLTNPSLVLHDGESYEIGWSQGDGAPHNIAIYGDSNEVIDGLQTPIVEDPGDDQWLEFEANSEMVTYICEVHPNTMVGEIDLA; translated from the coding sequence ATGGAGAACCGGGACGAGTCCGCGCCCCCATCGCGACGGCGCTTGCTCTATCTCGCAGCGGGCGGGTCCATCGCGGGGCTCTCGGGGTGTCTCAACTTGCCGCCGGCGGACGGAGAACTCGCCCACCGGGAGCCGCCGGCGGACTACTGCCTGGACGACCTCGAGGAGGACGTCCCCGAGAGCGAGCGGACGTCGCTGAGCATCAGCGGAATCGACCGAAAACCCCCGGGTGAACTCACTTCGAAACAGGAAGCTGGCTACGTGTGCCACGCGGTCGACGGTAATCTCTGTGGAAACTGTCGGTTCTACATCGACGACAAGAACGGCGACGCCATCGGCGCCTGCACGGAAGTGGCCGGGCAGGTTCGATCGGTCGACTGGTGCGGGCTATGGGCGCCGCGCGAGGAGATCGCGACGGACGAGGCGGCCGAATCCGTCGAAATCGAACCCGGAACGCGCATCGAATTCGACGGCCAGACGTCCGGCTGGGTCGGTATCGCGCCGAGTTCGATCGAGGGCCTGACGAACCCGTCGCTCGTCCTCCACGACGGTGAATCCTACGAGATCGGCTGGAGTCAGGGCGACGGCGCCCCCCACAATATCGCGATCTACGGGGACAGCAACGAGGTCATCGACGGTCTGCAAACGCCGATCGTCGAGGATCCCGGCGACGATCAGTGGCTCGAGTTCGAGGCCAACAGCGAGATGGTGACCTACATCTGCGAGGTCCACCCGAACACGATGGTCGGAGAGATCGATCTGGCGTGA